From a region of the Streptomyces venezuelae genome:
- a CDS encoding EF-hand domain-containing protein — MTNDLLDRKLARAFTHLDADRSGVIDADDIIALGSRLLTALAEPAGSPKAERVMGGLADFWQDLFTELDLDRDGKVTPEEYKQGMTRLYAQGGPAYDRSFRPMMSAILTIVDTDGDGLISPQEFHRAQEAFDTRLSPADTEALFRRIDANGDGCLTVDELLDAVREYYTGTDEDAPGNLLFGEF, encoded by the coding sequence ATGACGAACGACCTGCTCGACCGCAAGCTGGCGCGCGCCTTCACGCACCTGGACGCCGACCGGAGCGGCGTGATCGACGCCGACGACATCATCGCGCTCGGCTCCCGGCTGCTGACGGCCCTCGCGGAGCCGGCCGGCTCGCCCAAGGCGGAGCGGGTGATGGGCGGGCTGGCCGACTTCTGGCAGGACCTGTTCACCGAGCTGGACCTCGACCGGGACGGCAAGGTCACGCCCGAGGAGTACAAGCAGGGCATGACCCGGCTGTACGCGCAGGGCGGGCCCGCCTACGACCGCTCGTTCCGGCCGATGATGAGCGCGATCCTGACGATCGTCGACACCGACGGCGACGGACTCATCAGCCCGCAGGAGTTCCACCGGGCGCAGGAGGCCTTCGACACGCGGCTGAGCCCCGCCGACACCGAGGCGCTCTTCCGCCGCATCGACGCGAACGGCGACGGCTGCCTCACCGTCGACGAACTGCTCGACGCGGTACGCGAGTACTACACCGGTACGGACGAGGACGCGCCGGGGAACCTGCTGTTCGGCGAGTTCTGA
- a CDS encoding S28 family serine protease, translating into MRKTLGWLLSLVVLIGTMGAAGSTAQAATAAQPAAATDIKDQILGIPGMSLIEEKPYPGYRFFVLNYEQPVDHRQPWKGTFKQRLTLLHKDVSRPSVFFTSGYNVNTSPRRSEPTTIVDGNQVSLEYRFFTPSRPDPANWSNLDIWQAASDQHRLFTALKKIYKKNWLATGASKGGMTATYYERFYPRDMDGVVAYVAPNDVVNDEDSAYDRFFAKVGTKECRDRLNAVQREALVRREPLEAKYAAAAAENGWTFTTVGDLDKAYEAVVLDYVWAFWQYSLLSDCASVPAAATASDQQIWDSIDAISGFSAYADQGLEAYTPYYYQAGTQLGSPDIKLAHLKGLSRYGYQPPRNFVPRDIPMTFQPGAMADVDRWVRANADRMLFVYGQNDPWGAEPFHLGYTARDSYVMIAPGANHGANVAKLMDGEKALATSKILQWAGVAPAAALADAGKAAPLAAPDAQLDQRDLEREPQLRP; encoded by the coding sequence ATGCGCAAGACGCTCGGATGGCTGCTGTCGCTCGTGGTGCTCATCGGCACCATGGGTGCGGCCGGCTCCACGGCGCAAGCGGCCACAGCCGCGCAGCCCGCGGCCGCCACGGACATCAAGGACCAGATCCTCGGCATTCCCGGGATGAGCCTGATCGAGGAGAAGCCGTACCCCGGCTACCGCTTCTTCGTACTGAACTACGAGCAGCCGGTGGACCACCGGCAGCCGTGGAAGGGCACCTTCAAGCAGCGCCTGACCCTGTTGCACAAGGACGTCTCGCGGCCGTCGGTGTTCTTCACCTCCGGCTACAACGTCAACACCAGCCCGCGCCGCAGCGAGCCGACGACCATCGTCGACGGTAACCAGGTGTCCTTGGAGTATCGATTCTTCACTCCCTCCCGGCCCGACCCGGCCAACTGGTCCAACCTGGACATCTGGCAGGCCGCCAGTGACCAGCACCGCCTCTTCACCGCCCTGAAGAAGATCTACAAGAAGAACTGGCTGGCCACGGGCGCCAGCAAGGGCGGCATGACGGCGACGTACTACGAGCGCTTCTACCCCCGCGACATGGACGGCGTCGTCGCGTACGTCGCGCCCAACGACGTCGTCAACGACGAGGACTCGGCCTACGACCGGTTCTTCGCCAAGGTCGGCACCAAGGAGTGCCGCGACAGGCTGAACGCCGTCCAGCGGGAGGCGCTGGTGCGCCGCGAGCCGCTGGAGGCCAAGTACGCGGCCGCCGCCGCCGAGAACGGCTGGACCTTCACCACCGTCGGCGACCTCGACAAGGCCTACGAGGCCGTGGTGCTCGACTACGTGTGGGCCTTCTGGCAGTACAGCCTGCTCTCGGACTGCGCCTCCGTCCCGGCCGCCGCCACCGCGAGCGACCAGCAGATCTGGGACTCGATCGACGCCATCTCCGGTTTCTCGGCCTACGCCGACCAGGGACTGGAGGCGTACACGCCGTACTACTACCAGGCGGGTACGCAGCTCGGCTCCCCGGACATCAAGCTGGCGCACCTGAAGGGCCTGAGCCGCTACGGCTACCAGCCGCCGCGCAATTTCGTGCCCCGTGACATCCCCATGACCTTCCAGCCGGGAGCGATGGCGGACGTGGACCGGTGGGTGCGCGCCAACGCCGACCGGATGCTCTTCGTGTACGGGCAGAACGACCCGTGGGGCGCCGAGCCGTTCCACCTCGGCTACACGGCGCGCGACAGCTACGTGATGATCGCGCCGGGCGCCAACCACGGGGCGAACGTCGCCAAGCTGATGGACGGCGAGAAGGCCCTCGCCACCTCGAAGATCCTGCAGTGGGCCGGGGTGGCCCCGGCCGCCGCACTCGCCGACGCGGGGAAGGCGGCGCCGCTGGCGGCGCCGGACGCCCAGCTCGACCAGCGCGACCTGGAGCGCGAGCCGCAGCTGCGGCCGTAA